A stretch of Janibacter endophyticus DNA encodes these proteins:
- a CDS encoding glycosyltransferase family 2 protein has product MSEHTEGVETPSDQPMSDPTVVVPPPDGTARPDGEHVVTPAVAGHPGRRNPVIEHVGVGEPVQRGADDPLVTIVLPCFNEGEHVMLEIERISRVMDASGFSYELLCIDDASTDNTLEVLSNAAQDYPAIRILAFRRNGGSGTARRIGTQQARGELVVWTDADMTYENERIPELVQVLLDDPTYDQVVGARTTEEGTHKWARVPAKWVIRKIAEWLSRQRIPDLNSGLRAFRRSVALPYLRLLPPGFSCVTTITLAFLMNQHDIRYVETQYFKRAGTSKFKFFKDAYRYILQVLRMVMYFDPLRVLMPPALWLVLIGTVKFVVDMVRHPFYVPAGTILLLVSGILIGSLALMADLLVRSRDAV; this is encoded by the coding sequence ATGAGCGAGCACACCGAGGGCGTCGAGACGCCGAGCGACCAGCCGATGTCCGACCCCACCGTGGTCGTCCCCCCGCCGGACGGCACCGCCCGACCCGACGGCGAGCACGTCGTGACCCCCGCCGTCGCCGGTCACCCGGGGCGCCGCAACCCGGTCATCGAGCACGTCGGGGTCGGCGAGCCGGTGCAGCGGGGCGCCGACGACCCGCTCGTGACGATCGTCCTGCCCTGCTTCAACGAGGGCGAGCACGTCATGCTCGAGATCGAGCGGATCAGCCGGGTCATGGACGCGAGCGGGTTCTCCTACGAGCTGCTGTGCATCGACGACGCCTCGACGGACAACACCCTCGAGGTGCTGAGCAACGCCGCGCAGGACTACCCGGCGATCCGCATCCTCGCCTTCCGCCGCAACGGCGGCTCCGGCACCGCCCGCCGGATCGGCACCCAGCAGGCCCGCGGCGAGCTCGTCGTGTGGACCGATGCCGACATGACCTACGAGAACGAGCGGATCCCCGAGCTCGTCCAGGTGCTGCTCGACGACCCGACCTACGACCAGGTCGTCGGGGCCCGGACCACCGAGGAGGGCACCCACAAGTGGGCGCGCGTCCCCGCGAAGTGGGTCATCCGCAAGATCGCCGAGTGGCTGAGCAGGCAGCGCATCCCCGACCTCAACTCCGGGCTGCGCGCCTTCCGCCGCTCCGTCGCCCTGCCCTACCTCCGGCTGCTGCCCCCCGGCTTCTCCTGCGTCACGACGATCACGCTGGCCTTCCTCATGAACCAGCACGACATCCGGTACGTCGAGACCCAGTACTTCAAGCGGGCCGGCACCTCGAAGTTCAAGTTCTTCAAGGACGCCTACCGCTACATCCTCCAGGTGCTCCGGATGGTCATGTACTTCGACCCGCTGCGGGTGCTCATGCCGCCGGCGCTCTGGCTCGTGCTCATCGGGACGGTGAAGTTCGTCGTCGACATGGTGCGCCACCCCTTCTACGTGCCGGCCGGCACGATCCTGCTGCTCGTGAGCGGCATCCTCATCGGCTCGCTCGCACTCATGGCCGACCTCCTCGTCCGGTCCCGCGACGCGGTCTAG